A region of the Synechococcus sp. PCC 7502 genome:
ACTCCAGACTTTTTAGCAGGTCATGCTGAGTCTCTTGCCAATGAAGATCGGGCTTTCACCTATGGCAGATTAATCAATACCGCTAACTTTGATGATCCGACTGCGGAAAGGTCAGATTTTGTATTTTTTCCCGGAGCCTATTTTGACACTTGCAATGCGGCGATCACCAAAAAATGGTTAATAGAAGCAGGTAAATTTGATCCTGAATTCAATGAATACGGTTGGGAAGATTTAGAGTTAGGAGTACGCCTGAGAAAGCTAAACCTCAAGCTAATTAAGTGTGCCAAGGCATTGGGTTATCACTATCATGCCCCATTTAATTTAAGTCAAATCCCCCGCCTACTAAATGCGGAAGAGCAAAGAGGCAGAATGGCAGTAAAGTTTTATCAAAAGCATCCTACCCTCAATGTGGCATTAATGATTCAAAGAACACCTTTACATTTAGCACTGTGGGGTCTATTAACTCTAGGTGGTTTAATCAACGATCGCTCCCTTAGACCACTATTACAATGGTTAATCGCTAGTAATAAATCTGAAGTGGCAATGGAAATTTTCCGTATCTATATGAATTGGTACAATGTCTGCTGGATGTATGCCAACTGGGATCAAGAGCTAAAACGAGCAAATTAACTTATCCAATATATTTTTGAGCGGATAAAGTCAAAAAAGTGACCAAAAGGAATTTTGCATAATCAGAACTCTTAGAATTACTGGAATTGCAGAAATAAATTTGCTCTAATTCTAAAAATTAGTTACTATAGTAAGCCGTCATAATTAAAGCTTTAAATTAAACATGGCTAAGAAAAGCATGATCGAGCGCGAGAAAAAGCGCCAAAAATTAGTAGATAAATATGCCACTAAGCGGGCAACTCTTAAGGATCAACTAGAAGATTTAAGTTTGTCCCAGCAACAAAGAATAACATTGCATCGTGAACTGCAACAACTACCACGCAACAGTGCGCCGACTAGATTAAGAAATCGTTGCTGGCTAACTGGCAGGTCTCGTGGTTATTATAGAGATTTTGGCTTATCTCGCCATGTGCTGCGGGAAATGGCACACCAAGGGCTTTTACCCGGTGTCACCAAATCTAGTTGGTAAGCATCTAGTTAGCAAGTTTAGGGTGAATTAGCCACTTTTTTCGCATGGGTTGAACTAAGGTTTTAACTAAAGATGATATTTGGCTAATTTCTTGCAATCCTTCATTTGTCTTAACCGCAATTCCCTGTTGATATAGGGTATATCCTTTAGTTAAAGCTTCACGAATTCCACAGTAATATTGAGGATCAAAGCCAATAGTTTCTAGCTTCTGCTGCCATTGCTGAATGTATTCTTCGATATCTTCAAGATTAGTGATTTCACTGCCTTTAAACAAGTCTCGGTCTTGAATCCGCCGACATAGATCAGCTAATATTTGATCCTCGTGATTTTTCCACAGGTGAATGTGATACATAAAAACTATGTCATCTGCAGCTAAGTAATCTTTAATATCTAAGGTTTGCAGGTCTTGGGTCAGCCATGCAGTTACAGTTTTATCGGCGGGAAGACTTTTAGTAGCTAGTACAACCCTCGCCCGTTCAAAGATTTTGCCTAAGCCAAACCTTGCCGCTAAATTTTTAGGATGGTTATACACCTGTACATACATAAAGTAACGCACAGTCAAATAATGTTCGATCGCTACTAGTCCCTTTTTTGTAATTACTAAACTTTGGGAATCTGGATCATAATTTAATGCTAGGAGAATGCGATCCAAGTCTAAATGCCCGTACTGCGCTCCCGTAAAATAGCCATCCCGTTGTAAATAATCTAGGCGATCGCAATCAAGCTGACTGGAAACCAACTGGGAAATTACGGTTACAGGATATTTTTTAGTAAAAACCAGTTCAAGGTTTGCTGGTAATTCGGGATCAAATGTATACAAAATATCGTAGATACTCGACTCTTGGATCAGTTTTATAGTCCAAAATTCATGCTGACTACCAAATATTTCTTCCCCAGCGTGGCTAAATGCTCCATGTCCAAGATCATGTAATAAAGCTGCCACTAGGACGATACATCGATGCGGTTTTAAACTGGGATACTGATCGACTAGGTGATCAAATGCCCGTCTAGTCAAAGCCATCACCCCAAGGGAATGGGTAAACCTTGAGCCTTCGCCGCTATGAAAAGTGAGGTTAGCAGTATCTAGTTGCCGAATCCGCCTTAATCGCTGAAATTCTGGGGTATCAATTAATTTAATTAGCAGAGATTCAACCTGATCACTCCCGTTGAGGGTAATCGCCCCATGTAAAGGATCATGATAGGTTCGAGATTTCATAGAGCTAACTAGGTACTAGGCTATTAATCATTTGCTGAAGGTTTTCAATTAACTGCTGTGGAGCTTGTTCTGTTTGTGCTTGGTTGGCATCATGGACAATTGCCTCCATTTGCTGACGTAGGGTATCGACAATATCCTGAACAGGTTGAAGAATTCGGTCATTTGTACCAACTTCGGTATTGATCCGCACTTTATCTCTCAGGGCTACTTCCGCTACTTCCAATTCTTGCTTTTGTTTTTCGTACTCAAGGGATAAACGACTAAATGCTTCTTGTTTTTGCCTAAATATAGACCTCGCATTGTCCAGTTCGTAGGTAACTTCTCGAAGTTTGGATTCTTGGTTGGATTTTTCCGCTTCGACCGTAGCTAAAATTGGCTTGAGCTTTTGGGCAGGGTCATCACTGGTATCTATCCCCTGACGACGATCAAGGATTGCCCTTTGTTGGTTTAAGATTGCCTGACGCTCTAGCATATTAGACCTCATCCCTGAGACACTAGCTTCCAAGAACTGATAATTTTCTTCAGCCAATTCCTTGGAACCCTCTAGTTCAAACTTTTCAGCACCAGTAGCATTGTCAATTTGAATTTGGAGTTCGGCAATTTCGCCTTCTAGGGCAGCCAACTCATCTTCTTGTTCCCCAACAGCCCTAGCTGCCTTGTCAAATTCCTGCTGCAATAGATTAATTTCCATTTCCAAGTCATCGGTGGACATTTGCTCTAGTCGTCTTACTTCAGCAGGATCAAGTACATCATCAACGGTACCTCCATAGCTGGCGATGAGTTGGTTTAATTGATCGGCAAGTCGTTGTTGTCCAATAATTTGCGATCGCAGGATCGATGCGGTTGATTCCCTAGCTTTTACTAATTCTTCATCAGCTTTTAATTCAGCTTGAAAATCTACTACCCGATTTTGGGTTTGGATCACTTGCTGTTTGCGATAGTTAAGTTCTTGAATTTCGCTGTCTAAATCAGTTTGAAAGTTACGAATGGAATCTAGGTAATGCCAAAAATCATTGAGGATGGATTGGCGATCATAGAGCAAGTCCAAACAGGAGCCGATTTGATGGTACAGAAAATCAGTACCAATGAAAAAATTTGATATTCGAGTAGTTACATCCCTGAGATAATCTGCTTGCTCTTGGGTGATCACCGCCGACTCAATGTCAAATTCTCGTCGTTCTTTTTCTAGTTGCTGGCGCATTCTCTCGATTTCAGCCCTTTCTCCCTTAGCGATCGCCTGCGCTTCTTCTGCTTCTTTGCGACGGATTTCAATTTGCTCTAGCTCCTGCTCTCGATCTGCTAGTTCAACTTCTCGACGATGGAGTTCTTGGCTTTGATAGTTAAGGGATTGTTTCCATTGCTCAATTTCTTCTTCACCCTGTTTAAATTTATCTTGCAGTCGGGAAAAATTTTGTAAGAGTAGGACTAAACGCTTAGAAGCGTCTTGGACATTTTGAATGTTTTTACCTGCAACATCTACTAATACCATTTGTCCATCTTTGAGGTCTCTCACCTGATTACTATCAGGGATAGGAAGAGTTTCATCATTGCTGATGCCTTGCCAGTTATTGTCAGAAGTGTTACGTGCTAGAAGTTTAACCTCTGTTTTAACACCAACAAATGCCTTTTCTTTTTTGAGTTCCGCCAAGTACTGCACGCTGCCTAATTCTCCTGTCTTTGCTATCTGGGGAGTACCTACATACTAACCAATGTACGTCAGTTTACACCACTCATTCCAAAATTTTGTTTGGTATTGACTACTTTAAAGGAAAATTTTGAAGGAAAGTCACAGCTTCTGCCCTGATATATCTTTAGGTTTTGCCCAGTTTAGAATCATTTGTCCATTTAAAAAAGTTGTATCTGCCTCTGACACAATTTTAGTATTAGCAATCGCTAGACTTTGAATACGATTTTGTAAAAGACTCAAGGGCAAGATAGGTGGCTCTAGGGTTAAAAGACTGCGTAAATGTTGAGCGCTCAGATAAGCTAACCCGTTTTGAGTACCAATAACATTAGCGATCGCCTTAAAGACGGGATCGGTTTCAAGGATCGAGGGCTGGGTTAGTGCCGCTTGAATAGTTGCGATCGAGTTGGAAATCAATACATACTTTTGAATAGCGGATTTATTAATAGATTCAGTAGCAGAATTAAGTTCTGTGTGTGCTAAGGCTACCTTACCAGTGACAATTCGATCCGTGGCACTAGGGGCAAGCTTAGTCCAAAGGGTGAGTGGTTGATTATTGATTTGAATTTCACCAACGGTAAATTTAGATTTAGTGCGGGCATTATTATCAAGTTCTGCCAAGGCAGATGAAGCTTGCTGAAAATTTTTAGCTTCAATAACTAGGAGCCAGCTATTGGAGTTAGATTCCTTGGGAATGGCGATCGCATATTGATCCTGAATCCAACTTAAATTTTCGGGAGCAAGGATAAAGTCTAGGCTTTGAGTGACCTTATCAATTCCTGTTTGAAGTCCTGCTGGAATCAGGGGCGGGCGATCAGAAATACTGGCTAAGGTTTGGGCTAAATTATGACCCACTAATAAAGAACTACCACCGGAAATATATTTCAATATATCCATGTTGTCGTGGGAACCAGATGCAGAGATGGCAGTTTTTCCACCAAGGGCTAGAATTGTCTCGGCTTTTATCCCTAGATCATTACTTTGTAGTCCAATTGTCAGAGTTATGGGTAATTTTTCGGTTAAACCTTCTAATTTTTCTGATCCTAATAAACCTTGAATTTCACTGGGATTGAGGTAAGCGATCGCAAATCCTTGATTGGTTAGTTGTTGGAGGCTATTTTGATATTCGGGACTGCTAGCTAGAGCAAGGCTAGGTGATTGGAGGTTATTAATAGCATTACGGATCACACTGACATCATTGGCAAATAATATAAACTTTCCTACTTTGGCATTAGCGATCGCTCGGCTATCGGTAGTAGAAATTGTCGTAGAAATCAAAGAAACACCTTGATACTGCTCAAAGGCTAGGTCTGCTCCAGATTTTGCTTGTTTTTGCCAAAACCGATCTAAATACTTTTGTGCCAATTCTGGTTTCTGAGTAGCAAGGGCAATTAAGTATCCTGCCTGTAAGCCATTTTTGGGGTCTCGATCCAAATCTGGGGTGGTTACAGCAAGGGTAACTTCGGCACCGAGCCAAGGCTTAATATCTTGTTCGTAGTTTAGGTACCAAGTTTGTTGCAATTGTTTCTTTAATTGACTAATCTCTTGATCAAAATTACGCCGATCATTCACCTTGGTTGCTAGTTTTGCTGCTAGATTTAGCTGTTCAGGATTAAATAAAAATGAAGCAACTAGAGGCGATCGCTTGGGTAAAAATTGGGCAGCTTGGGGTTGCAGATTCGTAAATAAATTTTGAGGATTAGCACTAAATACTTTGGAGACACTGAATATACTCAGTACCGATAATATTATTGCGGCGATCGTCAGACCAACAAAAAATGATTTTTGCTTCATTGTTTGATTTTCCAGTTTTATTTCCCAGTTTGCCCGAGTGTAACCAATAATACTAATTACTTTGCAAGATTTATCTAACAACAGTTTAGGTCGATTTGGCACTTTTAATACCCTCAACTTTTGAGATGAATGAAGGCTAAGGATTTCCTGAGGAAAACACAAGCTTTAAAGCCCACTGGTATAGTTAAGGAGAAAGTTAAGCAAATTAAGAGTTATTGATTATGAGTAATATAGAACTTAACCAAGCTCAAGAAACAACCCTCAGTCGAGACTTCACCACCCTAACCCGTCACGTTTTATCCCAATCGGGAGACTTTTCTGCTGATGCTTACGATCTAAGCCTGTTAATGGGAAGAATTGCCCTAGCAGGTAAAATGATTGCCCGTGAACTCAGCCAAGCTGGACTGGCAGCAGATGCCCTCGGAGTCACTGGAGAGATCAATGTTCAAGGTGAGGCTGTAAAAAAAATGGATCAGTACGCCAACCGTGTATTTATCCGTGCCTTTGAACAAAGTGGGTTAGTATGTCGCCTTGCTTCCGAGGAAATGGAAAAACCTTACTATATCCCCGAAAACTGCCCTATTGGACGCTATACCCTACTTTTTGATCCCATTGATGGCTCTGGTAATATTGACACTAACTTGGCTGTAGGTACAATTTTTTCAATTCGGCAGCAACAGGGCATAGATGAGACAGGGGAGGCACTAGATTTACTCCAGTCAGGACATCAGCAAGTAGGAGCAGGTTATGTTCTCTATGGCTCTAGTACTATGTTTGTATATAGTATTGGCAAAGGAGTCCATGCGTTTACGCTCGATCCCAGCTTAGGTGAATTTATTTTATCTTCAGAAAATATTCGTATTCCCGATCATGGCTCTACCTACAGTATTAACGAGGGCAACTTTTGGCAATGGGATGAGGGTATGCGTGAATATATCCGCCATGTACATAAACAACCGGGTTACTCAGCAAGGTACTCAGGTGCATTAGTTGCTGATATTCACCGTATTTTATTTCAAGGTGGGGTATTTCTCTATCCAGGTTCCCAAGGACATCCCGATGGCAAGCTGCGCCTACTCTATGAATCTGCCCCCTTAGCTTATTTAATCACCCAAGCGGGAGGTAAAGCCACTACTGGAACCGAAGCAATTTTGGACGTAATTCCAGATAGACTCCATGCCCGTACGCCCTTAATTATTGGTAGCACGAAGGATGTGGATTTAGTGTTGTCCTTTCTCCAAACCCGGGCTAATGGCTAAATTCAAGACCTAGATTAAATACCCAGATTAATATTTATCTAAAAGTCCACAGGTAATGGAGCCGTCCAATGAACCTTCCCCATCTATTAAACAGGCTACTCCAGATTTTGGATTTAGATTAAATAGGCGATCGCCCAAATCTTGGCGAAAGAAAATGTGTGATTTAATATTGTTTCCCACATTAATAAATATGGGAGCCATTTCCTCAACAAACTTAAATGATTGACATAGTTTTTGAGAGCAACCAATTTTAGCCATAGTCTGAGCGTTTGAGGTTGCCGCCGCCATTCCCACTTCGGCTTTAGCAGGGGATATAGTCATTAAGTTCAAAATTAAAGCAAGCGTAGCTAATATAACCAGTCTGAGTCTCATTGCTTTTGTGTAATTGACTAACATCAGCCAATTAAATCCTTGTATATATAGTCTATCAATTGCCCAAATTGTAGTGTGATTTTGCAATATAAGATCATGAGATTCTAAGCTGCGATTTGTGTGATTTAAATCA
Encoded here:
- a CDS encoding glycosyltransferase family 2 protein yields the protein MDQPKWSVVIPTYNRLSILKKCLTALEHQDFDQSYEILVVDDGSTDDTVSFLRSHPEQFPHVKVLQQNHAAAAAARNLGIDSAQGEYIVFVDSDIIVTPDFLAGHAESLANEDRAFTYGRLINTANFDDPTAERSDFVFFPGAYFDTCNAAITKKWLIEAGKFDPEFNEYGWEDLELGVRLRKLNLKLIKCAKALGYHYHAPFNLSQIPRLLNAEEQRGRMAVKFYQKHPTLNVALMIQRTPLHLALWGLLTLGGLINDRSLRPLLQWLIASNKSEVAMEIFRIYMNWYNVCWMYANWDQELKRAN
- the hmpF gene encoding pilus motility taxis protein HmpF, whose product is MQYLAELKKEKAFVGVKTEVKLLARNTSDNNWQGISNDETLPIPDSNQVRDLKDGQMVLVDVAGKNIQNVQDASKRLVLLLQNFSRLQDKFKQGEEEIEQWKQSLNYQSQELHRREVELADREQELEQIEIRRKEAEEAQAIAKGERAEIERMRQQLEKERREFDIESAVITQEQADYLRDVTTRISNFFIGTDFLYHQIGSCLDLLYDRQSILNDFWHYLDSIRNFQTDLDSEIQELNYRKQQVIQTQNRVVDFQAELKADEELVKARESTASILRSQIIGQQRLADQLNQLIASYGGTVDDVLDPAEVRRLEQMSTDDLEMEINLLQQEFDKAARAVGEQEDELAALEGEIAELQIQIDNATGAEKFELEGSKELAEENYQFLEASVSGMRSNMLERQAILNQQRAILDRRQGIDTSDDPAQKLKPILATVEAEKSNQESKLREVTYELDNARSIFRQKQEAFSRLSLEYEKQKQELEVAEVALRDKVRINTEVGTNDRILQPVQDIVDTLRQQMEAIVHDANQAQTEQAPQQLIENLQQMINSLVPS
- a CDS encoding HD domain-containing protein — protein: MKSRTYHDPLHGAITLNGSDQVESLLIKLIDTPEFQRLRRIRQLDTANLTFHSGEGSRFTHSLGVMALTRRAFDHLVDQYPSLKPHRCIVLVAALLHDLGHGAFSHAGEEIFGSQHEFWTIKLIQESSIYDILYTFDPELPANLELVFTKKYPVTVISQLVSSQLDCDRLDYLQRDGYFTGAQYGHLDLDRILLALNYDPDSQSLVITKKGLVAIEHYLTVRYFMYVQVYNHPKNLAARFGLGKIFERARVVLATKSLPADKTVTAWLTQDLQTLDIKDYLAADDIVFMYHIHLWKNHEDQILADLCRRIQDRDLFKGSEITNLEDIEEYIQQWQQKLETIGFDPQYYCGIREALTKGYTLYQQGIAVKTNEGLQEISQISSLVKTLVQPMRKKWLIHPKLAN
- a CDS encoding DUF3352 domain-containing protein, encoding MKQKSFFVGLTIAAIILSVLSIFSVSKVFSANPQNLFTNLQPQAAQFLPKRSPLVASFLFNPEQLNLAAKLATKVNDRRNFDQEISQLKKQLQQTWYLNYEQDIKPWLGAEVTLAVTTPDLDRDPKNGLQAGYLIALATQKPELAQKYLDRFWQKQAKSGADLAFEQYQGVSLISTTISTTDSRAIANAKVGKFILFANDVSVIRNAINNLQSPSLALASSPEYQNSLQQLTNQGFAIAYLNPSEIQGLLGSEKLEGLTEKLPITLTIGLQSNDLGIKAETILALGGKTAISASGSHDNMDILKYISGGSSLLVGHNLAQTLASISDRPPLIPAGLQTGIDKVTQSLDFILAPENLSWIQDQYAIAIPKESNSNSWLLVIEAKNFQQASSALAELDNNARTKSKFTVGEIQINNQPLTLWTKLAPSATDRIVTGKVALAHTELNSATESINKSAIQKYVLISNSIATIQAALTQPSILETDPVFKAIANVIGTQNGLAYLSAQHLRSLLTLEPPILPLSLLQNRIQSLAIANTKIVSEADTTFLNGQMILNWAKPKDISGQKL
- the rpsN gene encoding 30S ribosomal protein S14 gives rise to the protein MAKKSMIEREKKRQKLVDKYATKRATLKDQLEDLSLSQQQRITLHRELQQLPRNSAPTRLRNRCWLTGRSRGYYRDFGLSRHVLREMAHQGLLPGVTKSSW
- the fbp gene encoding class 1 fructose-bisphosphatase, whose amino-acid sequence is MSNIELNQAQETTLSRDFTTLTRHVLSQSGDFSADAYDLSLLMGRIALAGKMIARELSQAGLAADALGVTGEINVQGEAVKKMDQYANRVFIRAFEQSGLVCRLASEEMEKPYYIPENCPIGRYTLLFDPIDGSGNIDTNLAVGTIFSIRQQQGIDETGEALDLLQSGHQQVGAGYVLYGSSTMFVYSIGKGVHAFTLDPSLGEFILSSENIRIPDHGSTYSINEGNFWQWDEGMREYIRHVHKQPGYSARYSGALVADIHRILFQGGVFLYPGSQGHPDGKLRLLYESAPLAYLITQAGGKATTGTEAILDVIPDRLHARTPLIIGSTKDVDLVLSFLQTRANG